Below is a window of Candidatus Saganbacteria bacterium DNA.
TTTTTCCGTATATTTTTTTCCGCTTTTCATCCTACTTGACCTCTATTCCCATATTCCTCGCCGTTCCGGCAATAATTTTGGAAGCCGCTTCGATCGACATCGCGTTCAGGTCAGGCAGCTTTATTTTGGCGATCTCTTCGAGCTGCGCCCTTGTTATGCTCCCGACTTTTTCCTTATTAGGCTCTTTTGATCCTTTTTCCACACCAGCAGCTTTTCTGATCAAAACCGCCGCGGGAGGGGTCTTAAGTACGAAAGAAAAAGACCTGTCTTCAAATATTGATATTTCGACCGGGATGACGGTATCGCCCTTATCTCCCGTAGAAGCGTTATATGCCTTGCAGAACTCCATGATATTGACACCGTGCTGGCCAAGGGCAGGCCCTATCGGCGGCGCGGGGTTGGCTTTTCCCGCCTGTATCTGGAGCTTTATCTTTGTAAGTATTTTTTTTGCCATTTTTATACTATCTTTTCTACCCTGTCAAAATCCACCTCGACCGACGTGTCCCTTCCGAATATGTTTATCATCGCCTTCAGCTTTGATTTTGCCGGTATCACTTCCGATACCGAACCTGTATATCCCCTGAATGACCCGCTGATTATCCTTATCGGCTCCCCGTTCTCAAACTCGACCTTTATCTCTTTTCCCTTTATACCGAGCTGCTTGAGGACCCTCTGCATCTCCCTGTCCGTCACGGCCTGCGGCTTGATCTTTCCTCCTATGAACCTTGCGACCCCCGCGGTGCTCCTTATTTTGTACCAGGTGTCCTCGTCAAGGGCCATCTCTATGAACACATAGCCGGGGTACATCTTTCTTTTTCTTTCGATCCTTTTGTTCCCCTTGATCTCTACAGTCTCTTCCTCGGGCACAAGCACCCTGAATATCTTTTCTTTTAACCCGAGCTCTTCGATGCTTCCCTCGATCCTTTCCTTTACCCTGTCCTCCTGCCCCGTAAGCGTCTGGACAATATACCATCTCGGTTCAGGCTTCGCTTCCGGTTCCGTTGTTTCCCCGGCCGGCGAATCCTCCGTCCTTATCTCATCTATTACTTCCTCTTTACTTTCTTCTTTTTCCTCCGCCTTCGCTTCCGACTGTTCAGGCTTTTCCTGAGGTTCTGCCCCGCTGTTTTCATCCGCCGCTTCTGTCTTTATCTCTTCTTTTATCTCTTCTTTCGTTTCTTCTTTTGACTCTTCTACCGCCTCTTTTGCATCTTCGACATTTATTACAGCCTGAACCTCATTTTCAGGTTCCGCTTTTATTTCTTCACGATCTTCGCTTATTATTTCTTTTTCCATACTCAAAAACTTGGCTTGATCAAATAATTCAGGCCCTTGAACATCTCCGCAAAACCCCAGTCCACTAAAAGCACATAAGCGGAACTCAAAAAGACTATTATCAGGATTATCACCGTCGCGGCCGCAACATATTTTCTGTCC
It encodes the following:
- the rplK gene encoding 50S ribosomal protein L11 — its product is MAKKILTKIKLQIQAGKANPAPPIGPALGQHGVNIMEFCKAYNASTGDKGDTVIPVEISIFEDRSFSFVLKTPPAAVLIRKAAGVEKGSKEPNKEKVGSITRAQLEEIAKIKLPDLNAMSIEAASKIIAGTARNMGIEVK
- the nusG gene encoding transcription termination/antitermination protein NusG, which gives rise to MEKEIISEDREEIKAEPENEVQAVINVEDAKEAVEESKEETKEEIKEEIKTEAADENSGAEPQEKPEQSEAKAEEKEESKEEVIDEIRTEDSPAGETTEPEAKPEPRWYIVQTLTGQEDRVKERIEGSIEELGLKEKIFRVLVPEEETVEIKGNKRIERKRKMYPGYVFIEMALDEDTWYKIRSTAGVARFIGGKIKPQAVTDREMQRVLKQLGIKGKEIKVEFENGEPIRIISGSFRGYTGSVSEVIPAKSKLKAMINIFGRDTSVEVDFDRVEKIV
- the secE gene encoding preprotein translocase subunit SecE, which gives rise to MSEEKKVKSDIIKRIKTYLKETETEAKKVVWPDRKYVAAATVIILIIVFLSSAYVLLVDWGFAEMFKGLNYLIKPSF